The nucleotide sequence CCGCAGTTGACACTGACGTGGCATTTGATGCTCGCCGTGCTTCCATTTGCAAGGCGCGAACCGCATTTCGTTATCGAGACCATCCTGTAGTTCATCGATAGATTATGCGCCCGGAAGCCGATGATGTTTGGATTCTCCCAGAACGTGCCGCTGACAGACCGGTCTTCCCACCCCACGGGTTTCGCCATGGGATCCGTGGTATCCCACATTGGCTGCAGCTTTCTGAGCAACCTCCTCCGATACTCGACTAGATTGCCTCGCCCCGGGTCCATGATGGCTCCCAGGATGGTGGCGCATTGCACCAGGGTCCGGCCTgtctcgtccttgaccaCGTCTCTGGGCTGGTCGTAAGTGGGTATGCGCTCACTTGAAAAGACGCcagtcttgagcttcttgccacAGTTGCAACCTTTGAAGATGAACTGAAAATCTCCATTTCCCTGGCTTAGTCGGATCTTGATGAACTTCCGCGGAGTTCCGATGAGACCTGTCATAGCCGGTGCTTTGGCCCGcccttccttcttgagcCTGCCCAGGTTGAGGACCCCGGCGAAGCAGTCAGTCGTCATGATCTGGTTGTCGCTTTCCACTACTGGAATCCAATTCCATCCGCCCTCTCTTGCCTTGCTAGTTACACCAAGTCTAGTCCATGCCAACCCGGTCTCAGTAGACAGTCTCTTGAAGAAGTTGAACGAGATGACTTTGATGTCGCTTCCTGACAGTTGCGTATTCACCTCATCTTTGGTGAACAGCCCACTGAAGATGCCCAGTAGGCCCCTGAAGATGTCGGCAGTGTGCCCACACTTTCGTGGCTTGATGGATATGGCGGAGAAGATGTTGCTTATCCCCTTGTAGTTCTCTCGCCACCAGTAGGAACCACCATTGATGATGTCGGTTCTTGCGCTGTTGATCCCCGTGACCTGGGTCTGCAGGCTGACGAGGGACAGAATATCCTCCACAATGACCCTCAGTATGGCGCTGACCGCTGCCGTCTTGAGAAACCGACCGTTCTCTATCCAATCGCGCAACTTGACCGCCTTGTCGGTGCAGTCGATGGCCAGGTCCATCCAGGTATGGAGCTGACCGATGTAGAAGATACTCGTGGGGTTGATCCCCCACATGGTTATGTTCTTGCCGAGAATCATCTCCTGGAACGTCCAGACCCGAGAGAAGTACGCATTGTCGAAGAGCGATATGACACGGTTGATGCATGTTGAGTAGCAGTTTAGGACGCCCATGTCGATTGCGGCAGACCTCACGGTCGACTGGCCTATTTCGAAGTTCCATTCCGTGTTGGCCCACTGATCCAGGCGGTTGATAAGGTTGTCGGTTAGCCCGACGGCCTCAGAGGCGAGTGCCGCACCGCGCATGTGATACAGGACGTGATCAATGAACTTGAGGTCGTCGACAATCTTCTGCGGGAtccactcctcctccatgtcgagaaggaggtgacATCTCTCGGCGCTCCTGTAGTACTCAAACATCTTTGGGATTTCCATCGCCTTCTCATTCTCGTCTGTCTGATTTATGCACACACAGTCGGCCCAGACATACTTGATGTcagccgccatcatcagtcTCTTGATGTCTTCCAGCTTGTCGGGATTTATCTTGACATTCCAGGTGACGCCGCCAAGTCGGCAGTTGTACGGCTCCACCTCGGCGCCCCAGGTGTAGGAGAGGATGTCGAAGCTTGTCACATGGTGAGCAACAGGgtcgacgacgaagaagTTGCCGTTGTCGTGGCAAAGAAGCCTTAAAGGGAGTCCGGATGACATGGTAAAGATTAAGACACGGGCAGCAGTGCCAGCACCTAATGGACGGGATTCTGTGCGATTGATGGGGTTTATTACTCTGCCGACAGGTCCACAATATATCGACAGTGACCTGACTTGATTTGCAAGGAGGGTTGCAACCTAATATGTAACGCCAGTGCTCCTACCCATGGCGCCCGGCTGTTAATTAAGGAATCATATTCTGGCCATGGATTCCATTGAGTTTACTTCAGCCGCAGTTGACATGGGCCAGGAGTGCGCGCGAAAGTGATGCATCTGATTGGTTCAACCCTCGTTTCTTCACTTGGCAGCATTGGAGCTGAATTTTAGCTGCATTTATTTGCTTCGTGTTAACGAGGGTTAGTGATGTGATAAGCTAGGGTCTGTACGTCAAGCCCCTGCAATATCACCAGACATCGAATGCACAAGATCCCTTGTTGCATGAGCTGAAGCAACCCTTCCCTAGAGATCAACCAGGCAATGACATTCGTTTGCAGGCTCATTACGTCGTTTCCCGAGGGTTTCATCTGCTGATCTCGCCAAAGCCACTCATGCCAACATGTTTGAATGAAGAGTAAAATTGGGCAAGATGCATTTCCAGTGTTGAGCCAGCAACAGTCTATCTCTATATCAGGGCAACATCTATTTCGAAGCAGCTGGGAGTGGCTTCTTAGCAAATCCTATCCGCGAATTTCCTCCGTCAAAGACAACGAAAGCAGCCTTTAGCGCAATATCCCCAAAAATGTTGATACCAGCAGAATCACTCGACTGGAGACCACCAAAGCACATGCCAGATCCCTGTCCAGCTGCCTGAGCCTTGAGTCCTTCAAACCTCTGTCCATACCTCCTCTTGTTGAGACCTTGACCCTGGCTTGCACTTCCTGGGATGGGGGCAAAGTTGATGAAGGCGCCGGGGATGGTTATGGCTGCTTTTCCGACGCCAAAGGAAAAGTCGGGGAGGTCTGAGTCACAGGGGAAAGTAAAGCCACCTGCGGCCTGGTCCAACTGGGCTCCTTTGACTTGGGAGTAGTAAGCCTCGTTGACTTCTCCgggcagcagaagaagcgaaGTTCCAGTATCAGCGATGCCAGTCAGAGGTGTCTGAGAAAGTGCATCTTTTCCGACAGAGAAGCCAGTCGAAGTGAATGTCCACAGACCAGAGGAGGAGTCGATATCGGTAAAGGCGATGTCGCCGGTAAAAGCCGACTTGTCGATGAAGCCAAAGTTGTACTTGCCAGGCGCGTCCTGCTGTAGGTCTGCAGTGAAGAGTGTATTTCCATGCTGAGCGTTTGTGCCAGCAAAGAAGGtcttctgcttctctggTTGGACAGTGTTGATGGAACTAAAGCCCAAGCCGACAAGACCATCGAGGTCCTGTTGCTGAAGGAAGGATTGGGTAACTTCATCCGCAACTTCAACAGCCTGATTCTGCACGGCGAGACCACCGATAGAGACAGTGTCCATTACAACGtgaccagcagcagcgctTCCATCTCCGTATTGGATCTGGAATGACGCACCATCTAACTGCTTTGACGAGTTGCTTTCAGCCGCGACATATTGAGTCTGACCACCTCCAGCAGCCGCAGCTTGAGGACCATAAACCCAAAGATCCGAAGATCCAGTGTCAAAGTCCATCTGGAAAGTCTTGGGAGGAGACCCAATTTGAACCGGAGTCAACCACTCGGCGTCGTTTTGGACGGGCACAGTTACAGCACTGCCGGTGTCGCTGCGGCCGTGGATCCCctttgcagcagcagcgaggttTTCAGGGAGTGTGATGCCATACTTTCTGTATGCCTTGATGAGAGCGCGGGTGCCGTCTCTCTTGAAGTTGGAGTTCTTGACCTGCTGAACTGAACATTGGTTTCCGGAAGAGACAGTGGGGAGGGCAGAAACGAGAGAacaagccaagaagcttgtgaagaagagagtAGACTTCATGGCGACGGGTATAAAAATTAAAGGGGGTAAAAGACAATGAGAGAAGGAAAGGGTGTTCACAGAACAGGGAATGGAATGGATTGGCCTGCAACCTTGGTGATTACATCTCTTGGCAGCGAAAGAAGGCCATTATTATACATCATCAAGATATCCCTTGAGGATCCTTTGTTCGGCCTTCAACTCGGAGGCCACCAACGAGTGAAACAATAGCTTGACAGAGATATCCGCGTCACCAGGAGGAACACGATCATGCTGCGGAACTCCGAGTTTCATCCCCTAAACACAGCTCTCCTTAGTAACTCAAGTCTTGCTGCAGTGGATGACATGCTAAAGCGGTCACGTTTAGTTGACGCCGTCGGAAAACCGGCAGTTTTGAGACTGTCGGCTCGTGCAATTCGAGAACCAATAGAAACGTTTCCAAACGCGCTTAAGGGGCTTTTCAAGTTCAGATGAAGATGCGGGCGGTTAGTACGGCAAATGGAGCCGGGGCGATTGGTGGAAGATGGCCCCTACGGGTATAACGGAATTGTGAGACGGGGCTAGTGGTGGCGCCTAACACACTTGACGAGTTTCAGATGTTTTGGTAAGGGGAGAGGTTTCAAATCGGGAGATCAGGTGACATGATGTTTATATAAATGTAAAGCAATCCTCTTTTGAGTGAGTGAACGTGGTTGGGTTATGGGAGGGAGAGGTAGCATGGAAGTGGCCCATGGCAATGCAGCCATCGAGTGAAGACATTGCCGCTTTTCATTGGAACTGGAATTTATCACGGATTGAAGCCTTTTCCATTAAATGATCGTCAGGATAGAGGTCGTAACTGTTGAACTTGTTGAATTTACCGTTTCTTCCACATCGTGTGGGCACAAGGTCCCACCGATCGTCACTCGATGCACAAAGGCATTCAAAGGCAACTCAGGAGCAGATAGCCTGCTGCATTGTGGGAAACTTCGCAACTTGACCAGGTCAAAAAGATGGGGGCCAACGGATGAGACAGGCAAAAAAGAAGCCATGCTAGCAATCGTATAATAGGAACAGCCCGATGCGGGGGTCGAAcccgcaaccttgagatcGCGTACTCGTACCTGAGTAACTTTGTTACCGAGGCATTCTAAGAGTCTCACGCTCTACCGATTGAGCTAACCGGGCGTGGCTCTGATTGGTTGGCGGGTGGTGTCGAAATTGGATGCCATCCAGTTGAGCAACGGTGGGCACTTGGCTCTGTTACAGATTGAGAGGAGTGGATCTATGACGATTTAGATGTTCGTAGGGTATTTGGCTTAGACCTGGTTGCTCCTTTTGCCATTATAGAGGACGCTTCAGAGTGAAGTAAAGTACTCTGCTATGGTTAAGTTCCTAGGCCTCCAACTAATCTATCTTCATGCATGAACCAAAACACGTCCTCTTGGCGGCCCTTTTCAGTTCCTGCCAGTAAGGGTGTGCATCTTCAAGCCTGGAACAAAGTCTTTCATTCATAGGCCGGATTGAATGTCGGTCAGCTTGCCTGGGTGTCAGGCTTGGCTGCGCCACTCGCACACGTCAGCGTAGGTAGGCAGCAGCCATTGCCACCATATGGTTAGGAGGGCCTTGAATACATGCAAATTCCTGCAAAAATTCCATGATACTTCAGAATGCAGGAATTTAGTCATCTTCTCAAAACATGACTTCGAAACCGCATCTCCAAATCTTCAAGATTGATGCCCCTCAGTCCAGCACAGACTTGAAAGGGTTCCCTCTATTCGCCAAACTGCCGACTGAACTCCGCTTCAAGATCTGGAAACATTCTTTGGAACACCCTCGTATCCTCAAAGTGCATTTGCGGTACCCCCTCGCATTCGATTTAAAATTGGCCTATAATGGTCAGACAAGACCAGCTTCGCACCAAAGCCAGAACTATCGTCCAGTGGTCGAAGGATATCAGACGCTGAGCAAGCTACTGAGAGTCAACAAAGATTCCCGAGGAGCGGCTCTGTCCTTCTACCGGGTCCATCTTCCTTGCTGGCTGACAAAGGGGGCTTCCAGGAGTGACGATTTAGTCTCTGGCACCATTTACTTCAACCCAGAGTACGACTTTCTACATATTAAGCAAGAAAGCATGGACATGATAGATTTCTTCTATGATTTGAAGTTCAAATATGATCCACAGCACATTGGCATCCGCAACTTGGCCCTCTGCCGGAGGACGCTTGGCAATAATCCATGCCGCCTCGCTCCGTTGCCAGCTTCAAACACCAACCCCGAAGCCATGAGGGCCTTTAACGGCATCATATCTCAGCTTGAAGAGATTTTTTTTGTATCCGTTCAAAATATCGCCCGCATGGTCCTGGGCCGTGATACTGGCGCCCTCGCGCTCTACGAAACTTCCTTCAACCGCTCATTTCCCATCACAGGCATGGCACTCAACTTTGATCGAATAGGCCGGGACCCTCGACAGGCTGGGGAGGATTTTAAAAGTCTCTCTATCATGGGTAACCCACATGAGCTGTACACCTCGTGGTTAGAGGCAATGGAGGGCATGGGCATCGATCCGCCAAAGGCCCAATACCGAATCCTGCTCACGTTTCGCCCATATAATCGCGTATACaacgaagaagacggcagAAAATGGGTCCAGAAAGAAAACGAAATCTGGAACGGCACATACGAATACACCGGGCCCTTTTCCACAATAGACTGGAAAACGACTCCAGGTTCTTCACTTCCGAAATTCCGAGACGAAGATCTCGACAAGGCTGTACGTCCTACGTTTGGCTTCTGGCTTTTCCCTGTGGATGCCTTTGATGATGGCTCTGAGCGTGGATCTCACTCGAATCAGATTTCTGCTTGGGATGTTTCTGAGCATTGGCCGGAGTTGGCGCTCTTGTGTCTACCCCCGTCGTGAAGCAGGAAGCACCCAACATCATGCAATGCGAGTGTATATCCTCACTTCTTCACGCATGAATCTATCCAGGAAGTATTTGGACAAAGAATCAAGTTTGATGAAGAGGCGGCTACGATGGCCTGTGGACAATGGTCAGAGGCAAGGCCACCCCGCAAAGACAAATGGTCGCAGATGGGCAGCGGTTTAGTCTAATCAATAAAATTGATACCTATGTACCCATTGCTTCAGCTCAAATGGCATTTTACTATGTACATATCAACCTTGACTAGGTAGGTCATTTGTATCCCGGATACAAGGGCTGTTGGTTGAGTATCTGCCTCATCGAGACATCTCTCTAGGAGGCTAGAACTGGTCTCTATTATTACGGTAATCCTTAACCTTCTATTTTCTCAAACTAATTAACCGACTCTAGAAGTACAGGTTACATAATACTGTTGTGGAAGGTGTGCATGGGTGCTTGTCTCACTCATTACTTCTCATCTCTTGAGGGGGGTTAAATTTGCAGTGAAGGAAAAACCTTGGCTGTCTCACCGCGCTTATGTTTTGCGATGGCCTGGCTCATTGTTCCCATTTTTCCTGCTCATCTCATAGGCTCCTGTGCATCATACCTCCGTTTCCTTTTCCACTTTGGCCAGGAGTGCAAGGCGATCCTCTGTCCTCCTTGGAAGCTCATCCACCCCCAAAGAGTCATGGCCATGTAACTCTTGATCCAGTGACCGCAGCTGACCAATGAATCCAGTATTTGGGCAAACCGTTGGTCTCGCCGAGACTATGGCTGCCAACGCCTCCTTCAGTGACAGGCTTTGTCGGGTCATTAGATAACCGGCAATGACTGTGGGCGATCTTGATATTCCAGCAGAGCAATGAACCAATACTTTTCCGCCTGCTTCAGCGGCTTGGTCAATGATATTACTTGCTGATTCAATCGACTCAGATATTGGTGTAGATGGAGAGTCCACCATTGAGATTCGGTGGTAAGTGACTCCATCGATCTTTTCTGACGGCGTTGATCCGATGCTAATGACAGAAGTAACGCCGTTTCTTTGTAGGAAAGATGAAGGCGATGCAGCTGAACATGGCCCAAGGAAGAGAAATGGCGGAAACACCAGCACTGCGGCCGCGGCCTTACTCTGGCCACTTTTCTGTGACCTGGAGCCTTTACGGCCTCCCATATTGAGAGCACGGCGTTGCGTCTTAAAGAATGTTTAGAGAGGAGTATCTTGCCGCAATTCTGGTTGATTCTGGTTTCTTCTCATAATGGGaatgggaagaagaggcttGGCTATCAGTCAGGTTAGGCAGCTGTCTTGTGACTCTTACGGCTGACTGCCTCCCGTCGTGATCCACTCAGAGACCATCCAATTAGCACAAGGTCAATTCGTACTGCCATGGGCTCACGAATCATGTCAGGGACGCACAATTTTTGTCAAGAATAGTCACTGAAGGAGATTGAGTGGCTGGGGCTGTGAAGTATGCACGCATTTCATCATTGACTGCACCTAATTACAAAAGATATCCTCCAAGTCCCTTATGACAGCAGTGGCTAGTCTATGTCAAAGCGACGCGACATCCGTTCAGGACGAGAAAACACACCACTTATGGGCCGTGGTCTCGTCAGTTCAAACTCCTGCGGTGGTGCCAGATTCCTTGACTCCTGACCCAACAGCAACGGCTTCAATCCCTTGTCGAAATTCGCCGTGCAAATGGCTGCAGCTATCGCCGATACAATACTCAAGAACAGACCCATAGCAGCAAAGAGTaccatctcttccttcatcAATGTCTTAGACCGAAGTCCCTTTCCGAAAAGGATCGTCAGCCTGCTGACGAGGTagccgacaaggccgaggtgcAAAGCCTTAATAATGAGATTAGTACACAATCAACATCAGAGGGAAATACTTACTATCACCACAAGCATGCCCTTTTTATGCTCGTTTGTTACGCAGTAAGCTGCGAGACCCGCGTGTATGACGGCAATAGGTAGGATCGCCATTGTCAGGCCAAACTCGGGCTCTTCGTAATGAACATTGAGAAAGCCGTAGACGACGACAAAGAGAATAACAAAGAGGAGTGAAATTTTGAGACACACTAGATACGCCTTTCAAATTATTAGCATACGCTCGGCTGATCCCATTTCTTCTTTACTTGCCTGATATCTCAAGTGCCGGGCCTTCATCTTAACATCTGGACTGACATGTTCATACAGCGTCCATGAGAATTCCACATGTAGCCAACATGCCAGGGCAACCATGAGAATACTGCAGGCCGAGAACAAGACAATACACGCAATCAAAGCCGGCTGCGTGTACTTCCAAAACGGCTCATCGTTATCCGCAAAGGGATTGTCAAACATGTCATGGCCTTTTAGAATCCTCTCAGTCGCATCCTTGGCTTGGACATATTGCATTCCCGCCGTGACAGAGAGGCAGATGTTGATGACGCACTGCGCCCATATCtggatcttgttcttgatgcgGCATGTATCAAGAGCCACGGTAGCTTGGAAGAGACACCCAAAGGTCGGTATGACAAAGACCATGGGAATGACGTAAGATAAGGGAACTTGATAGACTGCAGGGTTAACCCAGTCTAGATATCTGACGAGAACAGATCTATATCGCATGCACATTAGCGTTAAGTTGAAAGACGGTAAGGAGATGCTCACATTTGAAGAAGCGTGACCAGCACAAATTGTACAACCGCCACACCGAAAAAGGCCCATTCCAGCTTCGTGTCTGCAATTCTCATTCTTACAACGAATCTTTTTCAAGGTTTATACACAACACGTTACGAAATACGAGAATTTTGAAAAAGGTTGAAGGGGAAAGGGGCAAAACTGGAGACCGCCGCGTCACGTGGGGGAGGAGGTACGTGGACATTGCGTACCTACTAACGCAGAGGCTAGTCATGGCAAAATACGAGTTTTTTTGCCCCGAAAGTACACCTGGGGAGCATTAATTGGCCTGCTAATTAGGCGGTTTTAGGAAGCGAGGCGTGGGTTTGAAGCGGGATTGCCAGCTTATGCTTGGAATTAAAGCCTTGTCGATCGTAATCACCCAAGCAACGGTTAGCGAAGAGGTCTTTAATGTCAACAAATCTGTGAATAGTAATTATCTCGAAATTGTTTCTAATTTGATGAGTGCTCGAGTTGAAGATGGGCCATGAGTAGAGGCAAAGGGCACGAGAGAGTTGGGCGCGAGACCGGGGTCGGTGGTCGTTGAGAAGCTACTGTTTCACATGGCTCATCAAACGTCGTGTCTTTCTGCCCAGACAAAATGACAGTGATGAAACACTAACACTGTTTCCTCTAAGTCGAGCATAGTCAGTTTAACCGCCTAACAAAGAGGAAAGGTTCTCAACTCGTCAACACACTTCAAAACCAGCCCCGTAGCTCATCTGTCATTGGTATCGCTTCATCAAGTAAATGAAAGTACTTCAGAGTACCACAACCCTCTTGTCACCTCCCTCATCAATCAAGAAAACGTTTCTCATCCATCATTCATATCCGTGTCACTCTCTTCCCAAGACCCATCCCACAAAAACTCACATCTCGGATTCCAAAGCAACTTCTCCGCCTCCACAATCTCACCCATAAACGCAGCCCGCAGTTTCTTATACGCAGGAGGCGAATGCGTCGTAGGCTCAGGAGTGTTGAGGAACGGCCTCGCACCCATCGCTACCAGCATGGCGATGAATGAGCGCTGCCTCGCCGCTTGGAGGTTGTTTCCGAGACGCGCCCAGGGGGGCCATTGTGGTAGGTAGTAGCTGTCGCGACTTATATCGGCCTGTTCGAAAATGTCCTTGAGGAGGGTAGAGCCACCGCGTTTGAGGGCGTCGGCGTAGGATGGGCCCATTGCAGATTTCCTGTCCAGGCTCGCGCCTTTTTCGACGAGCTTTTGTATGGTTGTTGGATGACTCTCATCGATGAATTCATACAAGTCGTTGGTGGGAGATTCCTCTGTCACGTCTATCGTGAGGTGCAGTGTCGTCGAGAATACACCTTTGATAAAGTCAAGGAAGAGGTCGTTGATCTCCACTAATAGGCCTATCTCAAAGTTTTCATCTCTGAGGATCAAGTCGAGCAGAACCCCCCATCTTTCCATCAGCACGCGGTACTCGTCGTC is from Fusarium keratoplasticum isolate Fu6.1 chromosome 11, whole genome shotgun sequence and encodes:
- a CDS encoding Peptidase A1 domain-containing protein — its product is MKSTLFFTSFLACSLVSALPTVSSGNQCSVQQVKNSNFKRDGTRALIKAYRKYGITLPENLAAAAKGIHGRSDTGSAVTVPVQNDAEWLTPVQIGSPPKTFQMDFDTGSSDLWVYGPQAAAAGGGQTQYVAAESNSSKQLDGASFQIQYGDGSAAAGHVVMDTVSIGGLAVQNQAVEVADEVTQSFLQQQDLDGLVGLGFSSINTVQPEKQKTFFAGTNAQHGNTLFTADLQQDAPGKYNFGFIDKSAFTGDIAFTDIDSSSGLWTFTSTGFSVGKDALSQTPLTGIADTGTSLLLLPGEVNEAYYSQVKGAQLDQAAGGFTFPCDSDLPDFSFGVGKAAITIPGAFINFAPIPGSASQGQGLNKRRYGQRFEGLKAQAAGQGSGMCFGGLQSSDSAGINIFGDIALKAAFVVFDGGNSRIGFAKKPLPAASK
- a CDS encoding HET domain-containing protein, which gives rise to MSSGLPLRLLCHDNGNFFVVDPVAHHVTSFDILSYTWGAEVEPYNCRLGGVTWNVKINPDKLEDIKRLMMAADIKYVWADCVCINQTDENEKAMEIPKMFEYYRSAERCHLLLDMEEEWIPQKIVDDLKFIDHVLYHMRGAALASEAVGLTDNLINRLDQWANTEWNFEIGQSTVRSAAIDMGVLNCYSTCINRVISLFDNAYFSRVWTFQEMILGKNITMWGINPTSIFYIGQLHTWMDLAIDCTDKAVKLRDWIENGRFLKTAAVSAILRVIVEDILSLVSLQTQVTGINSARTDIINGGSYWWRENYKGISNIFSAISIKPRKCGHTADIFRGLLGIFSGLFTKDEVNTQLSGSDIKVISFNFFKRLSTETGLAWTRLGVTSKAREGGWNWIPVVESDNQIMTTDCFAGVLNLGRLKKEGRAKAPAMTGLIGTPRKFIKIRLSQGNGDFQFIFKGCNCGKKLKTGVFSSERIPTYDQPRDVVKDETGRTLVQCATILGAIMDPGRGNLVEYRRRLLRKLQPMWDTTDPMAKPVGWEDRSVSGTFWENPNIIGFRAHNLSMNYRMVSITKCGSRLANGSTASIKCHVSVNCGCTIVAPFALIFEAITAVEQSSLGGTAVTSDDDGRIVLQDGLGLVQVGDVDKAFDLIAFSGDIHAHRLYAASCRKKKENEPIGYGVPLPSGRALVREEFTHDVTDMMRDYGYVHTRGSGNLLLSRKHLLDPYKIVGVCIDEFIPNKKGEGLVTIQ
- a CDS encoding 2EXR domain-containing protein yields the protein MTSKPHLQIFKIDAPQSSTDLKGFPLFAKLPTELRFKIWKHSLEHPRILKVHLRYPLAFDLKLAYNGQTRPASHQSQNYRPVVEGYQTLSKLLRVNKDSRGAALSFYRVHLPCWLTKGASRSDDLVSGTIYFNPEYDFLHIKQESMDMIDFFYDLKFKYDPQHIGIRNLALCRRTLGNNPCRLAPLPASNTNPEAMRAFNGIISQLEEIFFVSVQNIARMVLGRDTGALALYETSFNRSFPITGMALNFDRIGRDPRQAGEDFKSLSIMGNPHELYTSWLEAMEGMGIDPPKAQYRILLTFRPYNRVYNEEDGRKWVQKENEIWNGTYEYTGPFSTIDWKTTPGSSLPKFRDEDLDKAVRPTFGFWLFPVDAFDDGSERGSHSNQISAWDVSEHWPELALLCLPPS